CTTTGGTAAGAACACCTTGGCAGCCTCAAAACAGAAATATACGCTTAAATATTGTTTCCTAGGTTGCAATACTTTATTTTTGTTGATAGCTTCATTAAAGAAGGTTGTccatctttgagttaactgttagtatgatgtagagagtaatattctcagacaatttgcaattggtcgtcattttttatttcaagttttttttaaatatttctgtatttgtctggcaaaacatttccagcttggagtttcagcagctatttggttgctaggatccaaattaccatagcaacccggGTGCATtttaatgaaagactgatatatgaatgagagaggacctgaatagaaaaataagtaatgtaaCCATAACaattcaaggtgaaccacccctttaaagtggacctgtcacccagacatgaaaagctgtataataaaagtccttttcaaattaaacatgaaaccaaaattcatttttatattaacacattcaaaccgattataaatgcatttaaaaatcccagctgtcaatcatacactgcctgccccgcctctatgccttaggcatagaggcggggcagacaattacttaaactttccaattAGCTACCTTCtaccctaccttctcaccatctaattgtgtagccagtgcatgggcctgggcattaggtcccccattctggcacatacacaagattttggggtgatacaaagcttgccttaataacagtgcccacaaaatggcagctgtctgctggctgtgactgtatatTTCCAAAActaaaagaaacaagatttatagcatttatacagtatgtgaagttatttttgcttaacaaacacaatagaaaagaaattgaaattatttcttagggtgacaggtcccctttaagggacAAGGCGTAGTAACTGTGGAATGTAAATAAGATGAAAACTATTTTGACCCTAGGCAGGTTCCTAGAGAGAACATGTTGTCTTCAGAAAACACCATGTACAATTacccacgcagtgtgcaaagtacagaaaaaaagttgccattttattTTTGCGCTTTGCCCACTGTATGGGGCATTGTATGAATAGCCATAGGCCTTTGCGTTCCATTTCAGAGTGCAGAGACTTGTGGACTGCTGTTTGAATCTAGCACAGCCTGCATTTGGGACAGGGCAGGCAGGGAGAGGCACATAGGCACACACAAGTTAGGGATCAGAAGGAGGCACAGCCTGCACTGTAGCCCTGAATGTACCTTCTGCCCAAAGGCATATAGTAAGCACAGGGCTGGGCTGCATCTCCTCACCCTGCTTTCGGAACAGAGTGGCAGATTTTCAGATATCGGTGTTGTtacatgagcactaaggggtgtgcacTTGCGCCCCTGGGCTTGTAAATAAGCCGTCTAGTGTCAGCAGCCCTGCCTTACAGCACAGTGTCCTGAATTTGGTTCTGACTACAGCTTTATCTACAAGCTCTATATATGTTTTTTACCATTAAAGTGAATTCCAAgcctttgtttttttgtatgctCACTGGCCCTTGGTGAAATTAACCATAGTAACTTATGTGACTGGGATAGGGGcctgagattgtaagctttactgggGGAAAGGGATGATATTAATGGTGGCCAGTCTCTGTAAAGAACAGTGTAAACATTAACAgaacatgataataataataataacataaagaAAATCACTGAGGGCCAGATCTGACCCTGTGGCTTCCAATCAGACACCCTAAACAGTTCAGATTGGTACATCCATTGCAGAGCATGTAGGGGAAGGCAACCAACGCCCATTAGAAGGCTAGCTGACTTCATCCTTTCCTTGGATGTTTGGGATATTTATTAGCTCTATTTACACATAAAAGAACTTGCAGCTACTGTATAATGGTACCATTTGTGAATCATCTATTGATGTAGTGAGACCCATTTTGCATGCCTATAAATCACTGTGGCGTTTTCTATGGGATGCTAACAGCAAGCTAATAGACCTATTTGTAAGGAAGACAGTCCTGAGAGGATAGCAGGCATAGTCCATTGATCATAAAGCCTATTACATGTGTCAGGCTATTGAGAATTACCTTCTTAATACTTCACTGCCAGAGAAGATCAGGGTCGTTTATAAAGGGTTTAATTTGTTTGTTATTCTTGCATATTTTTGGGAGCTGCCCATATGAGTTGAATATTCCATGTCTATATGTTTGCACTCAAGTGGAAGTAGCCATAATACAATGACCAGATCACATAAGTGCGGGGCCAATGCAGACCTGTCAGGCAAGAATCACATCCATGACCTGATGCAGTCCTTGCATAGTAAGATTTTGCAGCCTTCCGGAGAACTATCTGAAGAGCCCCAGTGAGATATGTGCTGTAGAGGCCATGTTTATTGACCAATATATGAGCCAACAGGCAACCACCTTGGTAAAGAGTAGTCAAGTCAGCAGGGAAAATGTACCATTGCAGCTTTGCCTCTAGTTTGCAGAACATATAACGTGCTGTGTGTTTTCTTATTATgaacactaggtggcagtattTTAAAAGACTTTACAGCAGCTATTGCCAGcataaatggcagctgctgctgAGGATAGTCAGAAATGAATCATAGACTTGCTTGTTATGTGACCCTACTGTATCTCCATTAGGGAACAAACTATTGTTCATAGACATGGTCATGTCAGGGTTGATATCTCAGTGGGCAACCCCCTGCAACTACAGCCCATGACTAAGTCTCCATAAGACACGAAACGCATAGGGTGTCTTGGAGATGTcagttttaatgtaactttggaTAAAACATTTTTACTCTTTTGACCCTGTGGATCCTTTTAGTGCCTTTAAGCCTATGCTGTTTGTGATTTACTAACCCTCTGCAACCACCCTGTTGCCCTGCAAAGAAGGCTTATTTGTGTCTGTGCCTCCAAGTGTTACTGTCAATGGCTGCACACacacttttagattgtaagctatattTAGCAGAGCCCCTTttccctcttgtatcagttatagGTTGTATTTTTGGAATATGATCTGTAGGTTCATTGTATACACTGTGTAGCACTCTGAGTGTACTGTACCGGTCAGTATCTATtttgtatgtttgatatatacaccCTTTTGTAGAATGTGtaagagctttataaatacatgttaataataatgatctcTCCCTTTATCATGCAGATCTGCTGAAGGAAGGAAGTGCTGTTTGCCCATCccttttagtgcaagaaatagaAGCAGTCCGACACAAGCACAGATCTCCGGCTTACTGTGATCAGCTTTTACAGCACATTGAGACGTATACAAGCAGTACGCCTACAGAATGCACATAGTTTGCAGCAGCACAGGAATACGTCACTCAGGTTCAAGCAGCTGGCTCTTCCCATCCTCCTGTACTATTTTTAaacctatatttattttgcattgtcTATAATGAAAACTTCCCCATACCCAAATGCATATTCAGTGGCCTGAAAGCACAGCCATTGGGTTACAGAAGAGGATTTGTTCCGAAGGATCCTGACAGTTTCTGCACATGCGCCAATCATAATGCGTTTCTGCTTCCTAGAAATACAGGAGGATATGAATGGACATCTCCCAGAACAGAAATGCGATTGATGAGACGACAAGTTGCACAGCTACTTTCCCAAATTTAGATTTGTACATTCTCTTTAGTTGCATTTTAGAGCAGCAGGAATTAAGATTGCACATCAAGGAGATCACCATTAGTTATGCATAATAATCACCCTGAAACAAACTCATTTGGTGTCCTGCCCCAGCATTCAAGTGTATGGTCAGACTTAAAACCTATGCCTGTACTTCATGATCCTTTAGCGATCTGACAGATAAGTAGCACATGGATTTTTTCtataactaaaaaaatgaatactatAATTCTCAAGGGGctgaataaaaatgttatatttttaaccAGTTAGTAGTTTTATATTTGCTTGTGTTTTCTTAACAAAATGTttagctttatttttatataatttagctTTAGAACATTTCTGTTGTTAAGATCCTCATATATGTGACTGTTGCCACCAGTTAGTGCTTGCTCAGTAAACATACATCAGCTTAGATagcagaaactttggggccccatacaaatGACTTATATGGGCCCCCATAAACACAAGTgcgcagtaccaaaattttggccatgCCTCTTGTGCGTGCAAAATAAACAGCTGCTGTtgttctataataagcagttcatataaagagttccattaattaatgcaCTAATTAAcggtcagttcattgggggtcagtggagtggAAAACAGTCCCTGTGGTATTCTTCCTCCTCCGCTAAACACTGGCGATGTCAGGCATGGTATTGGCCTGTTAGTGCACAAATGGGGTTTTCATGCAGATATCTACTCCCCATGTCTGCACGCAGCCCAATGCAGTGCCTCTCAGTGCACAGGGGCGTAaccacagaggaagcagaccctgcggttgcaggggggccagtaAAGCCCACATTACTGAGCAGcttaaatatatcttagtagaTCAGGTAATTAccatgttttggggccctaaattaaatttgctgtgggccccagcaacatctagttacaccactgtcatTGCAGATACAGGTCTGAACAGATGAAAGCAGATAAGTTGgtataaacacaggcagagaaataGCCTTGTGGGGCATTTGCCTATGGCAATTGTTCTACCCTTCTTCCTACAAATTTGGCAACTGTTTAAGTCTATGGATGGCTCTGACATAGAAGCTCATGTTCATGAGTAAACAAATGTATACTGATACATACATGCTGATATGTGTGCCTGGGCTGAGCAACACATGCCACATAAAAATTAACTGATTTAAACCTCTATGTAAAattgggtatattttcccttcaatAGATAATTTCTCTTTCTTTGAGTTGTTTGTGATTCATGCTCAGTTAACCTTGTCTGCACCTGTGtggttgcctgtagcaaccaatcacactGCTGCTTTTATTTTGTAACATGCAGTAGACTGTTCCAtgcaaactgctgattggttgctattggcaactgcagtTATGTAATAAATCAACCCATAAAAGACCTAAGAATTAATTTACAAAGGAGTGTGGTGTTTTGATGGCTGGAGCTGGCAGGCACAGGGGTGCTTTTGGAATGACGCAAGGTAATAACTTCACCTTAGTCAGCAGTGCTGTAGGGGTGCCAAGCCTCCGATCAGACATCACTCCCAAATAAGAGAGCAGCAACACTCTATGCTAGTGAACCTGGCACACCCCCAATCAATGGAGAGAGTAGGGATGCAGGGAGTAGTAGCAGATTCAGGACTGTAGGGAAGGTTATCCATTTAATGTAAATCCCTTATTCCATGCAGATTCACTCAACATGACACCAGGATAAAGTCCAGGTCCAcgataaaaaaagttttattttgttgACTGTATTGGTTTAATACTAAAGCCATGAACAAGTTTACTTGGTTACTGGAGTGCAGCACAGTTGTTTGGAACACTACAGTGTTGCAGCCTTTGAGCCTGTTCTGACTATCTTTCTAGTAATGGTCCTGGGTGTGGTTTaatcctggtatcctggtagccCAACATAAACACACAGGCTGTTCAGGACATACTATAGAAAGCCAGGAGGATGAGGCACGGTCTGACACTGCTACACCGGCCATAAAACAGGAGACTGAGTCAGCGCCTCACAGCTCTTCTTTTCTGCCTTGTGAACTTGGCATGCCTTCCGGCACTACTGGCTTGGTGCGACGCACGCTGCTGGCATGTTTCTGGAGAAACGCCTCGACTTCCCCATCATCGAATTGCTGTGCCTGTTAAAAACAAATAGGGGACAAAGATGTCACACACTAAAATACACATACAGCTGCAATGTTGGACTTTTAGTAGGACTTGAACCATATTTTTATTGCctgcccctttaaatgtgttCTTATAGTTTTAATAGCCGTATTGATCTTGGACATCTCTAATCTTATAAAAACCCGAAGTGGATTCTCCAGTGGGACAAATGCAAAGCAGACATGTAGGCTATTCTACACATTATATGACCAGAGGACCACCATATGTAGTTTGCTTGATGTGGGTAGGTACCCTGGGTTTAAAACATGATAAGCATGTTAGGGTCACTTACCCTAGTAGCCAGGGGTATATTGATGAGAGTCTGGAAAGTGaataataaaggggttgtttgtctacatcataccaaaagtgaTTATTAAGGCAATGATATTCCAAAACATTTGCAACTGAGTTATATGATGTGtgatttttaagttatttagcttttagttcagcagctctccagtttggaatttcagcagctatctagttgctagggtcttgtttaccttaacaaccaagtagtggtttgaatgagaaacaggaatatgaataggaaagggactgaatagaaagataagaaataaaaaagtaaaaataataataataaaattgtaaactcACAGAGCAACAGGGTCAGGGAACtctatttgaaagctagaaaggtgtagaaggcaaatcatttaaaaaaaaaaatcatacaacatgacattctataacatattaaaagttaacttacagatgaaccacccctttaaaggggactcATCCTTTGCTGGTATTTTGATAGAATTGACTGGTATTAGTATAGGGCTCAGTGAAACGGTGAGCATTCTCATCTATTGATACCATGGTTTCTGGAAAGTATTATCCAAAAAGTGTGTAGTTGCATAGTGACAATGCAGGTCCCTTGTGTGATGCACCGGGGTCCCTGAGGGGCTCGGTTGCTACTATGTATAGAGTTTGGTAATGAGTATGAAGCTCATTGTCCCCATGAAGTGTTATGTGTGATGTTAGGGCAAGTTATATTTGATATGATTTGCAGTATCCAGTAGAATATAGGCTTTGCTTGTGCAATGACTGTTGAAAGAATCAGCCAGGCAGTGTACTAGAACTGTATATTTTGGTTCATTTGGGTGCGTGAGTGCTCCAGTTCCCTGCGCTAAATATAGCTCACTGTTAATAAGCTGATTCCTTCACTCACAGTAGATATCTGGCTTCATTTGTTCCATGTCCCTACACTACAAATCCGGTGAATATGTTTCAGACTGCAGGCTTAATCTGTGCTCCCAACAGAGCAGACAGAGAGCTGAAAGTGATGGGATAAGAGACAGATGTCACAGCCATTACAAGTACTAATCTTCTCATGTCCAGCGCTTTTGCCAGATTATACTCAGAGACTCCGTTCATTATTTCCCCAGAATCGTGCTGTAATACACTCCCCTGCTCAGTATCAGGGTGGGACTGGCAAAGCCCACCACAaactctaaagctgcccatacatgcaccgataaacAAGTTTACTATGATTTCTGGACtgtgtgcagggtcggactggggggtacagggcccaccggggctgctgacccaggggccctgcaggtgcccctgccggccgagTCCCCCACACCCTCTAGaggcccccactgcacccccttaccccccacaggggcccccatagCAGACAATTAGATGTTTGTGTTAAAACAGggtaggatttatttttaaaaaggttaTTATGgtattttagttatttagctttttgttcagcagctctccagtttggaatttcagcaattatctggttgctatggtcttctttaccttagcaatcaggcagccatttaaacaagagactggaatatgaataggaataaaagtgacaataataaaattataagctcacagagcaatagttttttggttccTGGgaccagtgacccccatctgaaagctggaaagatgtagaagtaggaaggcaaataattgaaaaaacagcaaaaaaataaataatgaagttgaattgcaaagttgctaggaataggaaattctataacatactaaaacttaatataATGTCCATTTAATTACTCTATAGTCATCTGTTCACTTCTCTTTTAAATTTGCATAAGCATATTCTGTAGCCCTTTACAGGGATTACacaccattcacatcagtccctggcccagtggaacAGTGTATCTAATATCCCTGTCACATTCATACTCTTCTTTGGTCTTCATCAAGCAATATGTAATCTACCTGTATGGTTTTGGAATGTGTGAGGAAACCCATGAATTGCCTGGGAGAACATACTCTTGCAGTGCCCTGGATGAAACTGAGGAACTCAGGAACCCAGTACcacaaggcagcaatgctatcCAATGTGCAATCCACTTCAATCACATTGCATCATGGGATGACATAGTAGCTCAGGTTGATCCCATTTCCAGCAGTACCACCTCTAGACTTGTTATTTTAACAACAATATGCGTCAATGAGAAAGTAAAGAGTATATGCAGTTTGAGTTTGTGGAGGAAGAAAAGTAAATAAGTATATTGCCAACATATGTGAATAAGGACATTTGTGCATCAATGTTGTGGAAAATAGACTGCAAGCCTATATAGAGACACAGGCAGCTGCTGTAACATGGTCACGAACACTTCTATAAGAAAGAATCCAACACATAATAACAGTATTTGACTGTACCTTAAATGTCTCTCTCTTGATTCCGGTGCAAGCCTTTGTATAAATGTGGCATATGGTACCCTCCAGGGCATCTTCTTTCTCTTTTAGAAAGGCATCTTCAAATTTATCTCCATATGTATCTATGACAGATACACGAGAAGTATTTTATAGATACAAGCATACACTCCACCATTCTGTCATTTGTATTTCCACTCACAACAGTTATATTTTGttgtttctttaaaaacaaaacatgataCATTACTTTGGCGGGTtctggcccagactggcaatttgttgATTTGGGCAAATGCCGAGGGGTTGGTGTATAGGCTATACATATAGCATTGGTCTTATTAGTAGCTAGCTTTAAAAAAATGGCCATGCCTTTATTTTGTACACTCACCAAGTAAATGATTACAGGCAACTCCAGCTTTGTCAGTAGAGATACTCTCCTTTTCAAACGTGAGAGCATTACACACCTTTGTGGCCTGGCTTTTGATCTTTGTCCCACTATTCTCACTAGTCGGAGTGCTCAGAGATTTTTTCAGTTCTGAAAGACACGCAATTCAAGGTTGAGAGGTGTGCTGAGGAGCAAATGGCTGTACATGAAAGAAGGATAAAGCTCACCTCGAACTGTTGCTAAGCAGCTTTCACAATACATTCctgggaagaagaaaaaaaaagagcaaataagGTTGGAATGTAATGATTTATTAAATGCCTTTGAATGGTTTAGCATttatactaaaataaaaaaactggccagcaaactggcaaatgaggttcactGTTGAGGCTTTTTGGGATTTTTGTATCTGAAACAACGGCTTATTTTGCATCTTAGCTCAGTTACAGATGCCCCCCAATTTCAATCTTGTGCTTGGGCAGCCAATGGTTTCTCCAGCATGGTGGGGGGCTAACATAACTCTTTCTATGTCTGAGCAATGCAGTGATTGGCTTCCCATACCCTATTGTCCTTTTGGGAGATGACTATTAGGACTTGTCCATCACTAATTTGTGACATAGACCGAGCCAATTAATGTGGAGCTCCATTAAGCATGTAATAATAAAGTTAATTGCTTTTAGCCAATTTAAATGagactgtatttattattatgtgcATGCTACATTAGGAGGATAATGCTACTGTATTCGTCCCCTTTAACAACTTCTGTGCTTTAAAACAAGACTGTGTTTACATTATAAACAGCTGGAAATATTTTCGCCCACTTTCTGTAAACTGCT
The genomic region above belongs to Xenopus tropicalis strain Nigerian chromosome 9, UCB_Xtro_10.0, whole genome shotgun sequence and contains:
- the LOC100494072 gene encoding uncharacterized protein LOC100494072 gives rise to the protein MNGALLAVLWSFVFAAWADVELPPGVDRRMYCESCLATVRELKKSLSTPTSENSGTKIKSQATKVCNALTFEKESISTDKAGVACNHLLDTYGDKFEDAFLKEKEDALEGTICHIYTKACTGIKRETFKAQQFDDGEVEAFLQKHASSVRRTKPVVPEGMPSSQGRKEEL